The following coding sequences lie in one Ictalurus furcatus strain D&B chromosome 7, Billie_1.0, whole genome shotgun sequence genomic window:
- the mfsd14a2 gene encoding MFSD14 family MFS transporter, which yields MTGEKKKKKRLNRSILLAKKIIIKDGGSPQGMGEPSVYHAVVVIFLEFFAWGLLTTPMLTVLHQTFPQHTFLMNGLIHGVKGLLSFLSAPLIGALSDVWGRKSFLLLTVFFTCAPIPLMKISPWWYFAVISVSGVFAVTFSVIFAYVADITQEHERSTAYGLVSATFAASLVTSPAIGAYLSQVYGDTLVVILASAIALLDIGFILVAVPESLPEKMRPASWGAPISWEQADPFASLRKVGQDSTVLLICITVFLSYLPEAGQYSSFFLYLRQVIGFTSETVAAFIAVVGILSILAQTVVLGVLMRSIGNKNTILLGLGFQILQLAWYGFGSQPWMMWAAGAVAAMSSITFPAISAIVSRNADPDQQGVVQGMITGIRGLCNGLGPALYGFVFYLFHVELNEMDAAGGAEKGTKPNMANPTDESAIIPGPPFLFGACSVLLSLLVALFIPEHNAVSLRLGNYKKHPSTTQSHAHTPQGGACEGKEPLLDDSSV from the exons ATGAccggagagaaaaagaagaaaaagcggCTGAACCGCAGCATTCTTCTGGCCAAGAAAATCATCATTAAAGATGGAGGCAGT ccaCAGGGGATGGGTGAGCCGAGTGTGTACCATGCTGTGGTCGTCATCTTCCTGGAGTTCTTCGCCTGGGGACTCCTCACCACACCCATGCTCACG gtGTTGCATCAGACTTTCCCCCAGCACACATTCCTGATGAATGGCCTCATTCATGGAGTTAAG ggtctCCTGTCGTTCCTCAGTGCTCCTCTGATTGGTGCTCTCTCTGATGTTTGGGGTCGGAAGTCGTTCCTTCTGCTCACCGTCTTCTTCACCTGTGCACCCATTCCACTGATGAAGATTAGCccatg gtggtacTTTGCCGTGATCTCGGTATCAGGAGTGTTTGCTGTGACCTTCTCTGTTATATTTGCGTACGTGGCCGACATCACACAGGAGCATGAGAGGAGCACAGCATATGGCCTG GTGTCGGCGACATTTGCGGCCAGTCTGGTGACGAGCCCGGCGATCGGAGCGTACCTGTCTCAGGTGTACGGGGACACGCTGGTGGTGATCCTGGCTTCGGCCATCGCTCTGCTGGACATCGGCTTCATCCTGGTGGCCGTCCCCGAGTCTCTGCCTGAGAAAATGAGACCGGCATCATGGGGAGCTCCCATCTCCTGGGAACAGGCCGATCCCTTTGCT tctCTGAGGAAGGTTGGTCAGGACTCCACAGTGTTGTTGATCTGTATCACAGTCTTCCTCTCTTACCTGCCTGAAGCCGGACAGTACTCCAGCTTCTTCCTGTACCTGCGTCAG GTGATTGGATTCACCTCAGAGACAGTTGCAGCATTTATTGCAGTGGTTGGAATCCTGTCCATATTAGCTCAG ACAGTGGTGTTGGGTGTGCTGATGCGCTCTATTGGGAATAAGAACACCATCCTGTTAGGGCTCGGCTTCCAGATCCTGCAACTTGCCTGGTATGGCTTCGGCTCCCAGCCCTG gatgaTGTGGGCAGCAGGGGCTGTAGCTGCGATGTCCAGCATCACTTTCCCAGCCATCAGTGCCATTGTCTCCCGAAATGCAGATCCTGACCAGCagg gtgtggtACAGGGGATGATAACGGGGATCAGGGGGCTCTGTAATGGACTTGGCCCCGCCCTCTACGGCTTCGTCTTCTACCTATTCCACGTGGAGCTGAATGAGATGGATGCTGCAGGAGGAGCTGAGAAAGGAACCAAACCCAACATGGCCAATCCCACCGACGag aGTGCCATCATTCCTGGTCCTCCGTTCCTGTTTGGAGCGTGCTCAGTTCTTCTCTCCCTGTTGGTGGCGCTCTTTATTCCCGAACACAATGCGGTCTCTCTGCGGCTAGGCAACTACAAAAAACACCCCAGCACAACCCAGAGCCATGCCCACACCCCTCAGGGCGGAGCCTGTGAAGGCAAAGAGCCTCTACTGGATGACAGCAGTGTATGA